In the Maniola hyperantus chromosome 13, iAphHyp1.2, whole genome shotgun sequence genome, TCACCACTTTAAACCATTCAAAAAGTTTGGtatcaccagtggcgtgcaggtcatagaggcataaatgcactgcttaccccagttgaatagctcaatgcatatttttcataatgacctgccagtaaacaggctcctacttaactagtgcctaccctggctttaaaccctgtgcacgccactgggtatcaCCTATaccataaatttaaaaaagctgtgatagcctagtcgttagGATGTCTGCATTCTAATCGGACgtcaggggttcaatcccgggcatgcattttcgaagttatgtgcgttttaagtaattaaatatcacttgctttaatagtgaaggaaaacattgtgaggaaacctgcatgcctgagagttatccattatgttctcacaggtgtgtgaagcctaccaatctgcacatggccagcgtggtagactatggccaaaacccttctcactctgagagacccgtgttttatagtgagccggcgatgggttgatcatgatgatgatgataccataaattcagcccaTGGGAATTGTGATGATCACAATGTAATAATCATTTGATGCTGAGGTTCCTACTTTCCTAGCAATTATATCCATTATACTTTACAACATacaagttaataaaaataaccatACCTCACTACTCATTTCAGCCAACAGAAAAACTCCTTTATTGACATCTTTTGCTGAACCACTTACAGCTTTCAATATGCCTTCACCTGGCAAAGAATGTACGGTCACACAATCAGCCCATTCACCAACTTTATATAACCCTTTAGAATACTGCAATGCCACTGTATTGCCAATATCTGCATACTTTCTATCTTCTAATATTAGGAAGTTATATTTTTGAGCCAATTGTCTTAGTTGAACTATAAAGTTGTCTGTATAATCTTCTATGATGTCAATATGTGTTTTGACTAAACATACATGTTCACCGACTTTGCCTAATAAATCCAGTATTTTAGTTGACGAAGTGAGGTCTACGGATATGCATAGGTTTGTTTTCTTTGTAGCCATGATGGTGAAGAGTTGTTTTGCTATCAAATTTGATGTTAGCTCTGCTCTTTTTTCATAAGGAAGAGATGCTCTGTCTATCTCAGGAACTGAAAGTTAAAACAACACATAAATAAAGTATTTGATTgtgatgttttataattttcaccTTTTCACTAGGTACTTTAAGCAACAGTACTACCTTACAacttcaattcaatttattgtttttcaaCAGATATAAAAATTCAGcccaatctaaatataataacagCTAATATATGAGGAGCTGGTGAACAAAactgtgtacagtacgcggccgaaagtaatgtacatcaacctttagaaggagatagcaaatttgtaaagcactgtctccgtcgttgagaccgacaaaacgtcatataggtatgaatgacagagacaacgctctacaaagccgaaatgtcattctaaagaccaatgtacattactttcggccgcatactgtagtTACTCTTTTGatcaaaataactttttttaatctgGGCGGTTTTGGCCTACCGAATATAAATCTAAACTCATTTCTAAGCAAAAGAGCCTCAAACTGTACTGCAATTGTATCCAAAGTTCAAGATTTCAATCATTGAATACAAACTtcaactcatttccaagcaaaacagcctaaaactgtgctaaaattgGGGCCAGAGTTCATAGTTTCGGCAAAAATGGTATATTTGCAGTAAAGTTTTAACAGTTAccattcagttttttgctccttctgtaaatttttatttcatgcaaTTACACCATTTTGTTTGCCAGCTCCTCTTATGAAATCTGAAGTACATTATAAGCCATAACAGTTAACACTAACCTACTACAGGTGCTTGAACATCCTTCAAATAACTAATCACATCAGCTCCCATCTGTTTACTTATCTTATTATTCTTCACAAGTATATTGATCAATTCAGTCATAGTGAACAATGATTTAATCTGTACTTTGTTCCCTTCTAGATTCTGCCTTCCACCCTGTTCCCTATCCAATATTATAACTGCATTTTCAACGTTTAAACCCTCTTTTTTCAAGTCGGTAACCGTCTCCATAACACTGGAACCAGAGGTTATAACATCTTCAATAATAAGGCACGTCTCTCCTTGTTTATAATGCCCTTCTATCGCTTTCTTAGTTCCGTATGACTTGGTTTCTTTGCGCCGCATCAACATGGATTTCTTGGTTTTAACGCTCAATAGAGTGGCGATAGGTAAAGCGGTATATGGCACACCGCAAACATGGTCGTATTTACTGTCTTTGATCGCGTAATGATACAGTAAATCGGATATCAATTCCTGGAGAGGGAAACAAATATTTGTGGTGTCAGCTAAtgaagttatattattattataattttatattcacAACAGGTGGATAGATGAAATCAAACTTGCAGGGAGTCAATGAATACAAGCGCCACAAAGCTCTACAGGAGACCCATATACTTTTTGTTCTTTTATGTCGAGCTGTGGTCATTAATCAGTTGACGATAAGCGATAACGACTCCACAACGTTCTAAAAGGTAAACATAACCTAAAAATTGTGCAGTGGTGAAATTGAT is a window encoding:
- the r-l gene encoding uridine 5'-monophosphate synthase; translated protein: MDINHKLEELALSLYRIDAIKFGDFMTKSGIKTPVYFDLRVIVSYPDVMELISDLLYHYAIKDSKYDHVCGVPYTALPIATLLSVKTKKSMLMRRKETKSYGTKKAIEGHYKQGETCLIIEDVITSGSSVMETVTDLKKEGLNVENAVIILDREQGGRQNLEGNKVQIKSLFTMTELINILVKNNKISKQMGADVISYLKDVQAPVVVPEIDRASLPYEKRAELTSNLIAKQLFTIMATKKTNLCISVDLTSSTKILDLLGKVGEHVCLVKTHIDIIEDYTDNFIVQLRQLAQKYNFLILEDRKYADIGNTVALQYSKGLYKVGEWADCVTVHSLPGEGILKAVSGSAKDVNKGVFLLAEMSSEGNLITPDYTEATVKMAAKYPELITGFVCQNRTTFKDPGLIQLTPGVQLESSKDELGQVYNTPEKVVLENGADVIVVGRGIVAAKNPELQAVVYKDTLWKCYIKRISGKIE